A section of the Deltaproteobacteria bacterium genome encodes:
- a CDS encoding EamA family transporter, translated as MAIVLFAAALHAGWNALVRASAEKFQDTVLIVLGAGVWTAFLLPLAPLPAVASWPYLAASVLIHIAYFSLVAFSYRSGELSFVYPLMRGSAPALSAVAAALLINESPSPGGWAGILLISCGVLVLAGDSLRSGTFRAAPALFALTNAGVIVVYTLVDGQGARLSGHAFSYTGWMFLLTAPLLLTISAAGRGREVFQRIQSGWGRGLLGGACTLASYGLALWAMTHAPIALVAALRETSVVFAAIIAAYCLKEPITLLRYASIFTVTAGAIVMKVF; from the coding sequence ATGGCAATCGTGTTATTTGCCGCCGCACTTCATGCCGGTTGGAATGCGCTTGTTCGCGCGTCTGCTGAGAAATTTCAGGATACCGTCTTGATTGTTCTCGGTGCGGGCGTCTGGACAGCGTTCTTATTGCCGTTAGCTCCCCTTCCCGCCGTCGCAAGCTGGCCGTATTTGGCGGCGTCGGTATTGATACATATCGCCTATTTTTCCCTCGTCGCGTTTTCGTACCGAAGCGGCGAACTGAGTTTCGTGTATCCGCTGATGAGAGGCTCCGCGCCGGCGCTGTCCGCAGTTGCCGCCGCGCTTTTGATCAATGAATCGCCTTCGCCGGGCGGATGGGCAGGCATTCTCCTCATTTCTTGCGGCGTACTTGTTCTGGCTGGCGACTCGTTACGTTCCGGGACATTTAGGGCCGCGCCCGCCCTGTTCGCACTGACCAACGCCGGCGTCATTGTTGTTTACACTCTCGTAGATGGTCAAGGGGCGCGACTTTCCGGGCATGCATTCAGTTACACGGGCTGGATGTTCCTGTTGACCGCCCCACTGTTGTTAACCATTTCAGCAGCAGGCCGGGGCCGGGAGGTATTTCAGCGTATCCAGTCCGGTTGGGGCAGGGGCTTGCTCGGGGGCGCCTGCACCCTGGCCTCGTACGGGCTGGCACTTTGGGCAATGACGCACGCGCCTATCGCCCTGGTCGCGGCGCTCCGCGAAACGTCGGTGGTTTTTGCCGCGATCATTGCGGCCTATTGCCTGAAAGAGCCGATTACCTTGCTCAGGTACGCATCAATATTCACAGTGACTGCGGGCGCCATCGTAATGAAGGTGTTCTAA
- the rnhA gene encoding ribonuclease HI codes for MSEAIKKVIIYTDGACQGNPGPGGYGVVLLYNKHRKELAGGFQLTTNNRMEIMAAIVGLDALKDRCLVTIYTDSQYLTNAMTKGWVEKWRAKGWMRNKQDKALNPDLWEQLLGQCRRHQVEFIWVRGHAANMENERCDLLAREAACGQHLRPDTGYRP; via the coding sequence ATGTCTGAAGCAATCAAAAAAGTAATTATCTATACGGACGGCGCCTGTCAAGGCAATCCTGGCCCGGGCGGTTACGGTGTGGTGCTGCTTTACAACAAGCACCGCAAGGAGCTCGCGGGTGGCTTTCAATTGACGACCAACAACCGCATGGAGATCATGGCCGCCATTGTTGGCTTGGACGCCCTGAAGGACAGGTGCCTGGTGACTATTTATACGGACTCCCAATACCTGACGAATGCCATGACGAAGGGCTGGGTGGAAAAATGGCGGGCCAAAGGGTGGATGCGTAACAAACAGGATAAGGCCCTCAACCCGGACCTCTGGGAACAGCTCCTCGGCCAGTGCCGTCGCCATCAGGTGGAATTCATCTGGGTGCGGGGTCATGCGGCCAACATGGAAAATGAACGTTGCGACCTGCTGGCCCGGGAAGCGGCCTGCGGCCAGCACCTGCGCCCCGATACGGGCTATCGGCCTTAA
- the mtnA gene encoding S-methyl-5-thioribose-1-phosphate isomerase, which produces MIRTIYWENDAVVMIDQKLLPQEEKYITCRDYNEVIAAINDLTVRGAPAIGVAAALGIALGALNLNCRGREDFQESFTQICTQFSQTRPTARNLFWAIERMKKRQAESTGSVADIKAALVAEACLITREDIAINRRIGRNGQGLLRDGDRVLTHCNAGALATAGYGTALGVIRAAREEGKNLHVFVDETRPVLQGARLTAWEMQQENIPATLITDNMAGFLMQQRKVDLVIVGADRIAANGDVANKIGTYSVAVLAKENGVPFYVAAPLSTLDISLPNGDVIPIEERNDEEVLSFRGARTAPAGMAVYNPAFDITPHRYVTAIVTEAGIVRAPYAENIQKLF; this is translated from the coding sequence ATGATCAGAACTATTTATTGGGAGAATGACGCCGTCGTCATGATTGATCAGAAGCTCTTGCCTCAGGAGGAGAAGTATATAACCTGCCGTGATTACAACGAGGTCATCGCCGCGATCAACGATCTGACGGTGCGGGGCGCGCCGGCCATCGGGGTGGCGGCGGCGCTCGGCATTGCCCTGGGCGCCCTGAACCTGAACTGCCGCGGGCGAGAAGATTTCCAGGAGTCCTTTACGCAAATTTGCACACAATTCTCTCAAACCCGTCCTACGGCGCGCAATCTCTTCTGGGCAATAGAAAGGATGAAGAAGCGCCAGGCGGAAAGCACCGGCTCGGTAGCGGACATCAAGGCGGCCCTGGTAGCCGAGGCTTGCCTTATTACCCGGGAGGACATCGCCATCAATCGCCGGATCGGCAGGAATGGCCAGGGACTCCTCCGGGATGGCGATCGGGTGCTGACCCACTGCAACGCTGGCGCTCTGGCCACGGCCGGTTACGGGACGGCGCTGGGAGTGATCCGGGCCGCGCGTGAGGAGGGGAAAAACCTGCATGTCTTCGTGGACGAGACAAGGCCGGTTCTGCAGGGCGCCCGGCTGACAGCCTGGGAAATGCAGCAGGAAAACATCCCGGCCACCCTCATCACCGATAATATGGCCGGTTTTCTCATGCAGCAGCGCAAGGTAGATTTGGTCATCGTGGGGGCGGACCGGATAGCCGCAAACGGCGATGTGGCCAATAAAATCGGCACCTACAGCGTGGCCGTGCTGGCCAAAGAAAACGGCGTGCCATTTTATGTGGCGGCCCCCCTGTCCACCCTGGACATATCCTTGCCCAATGGCGATGTCATCCCCATAGAGGAGCGCAATGACGAAGAAGTGCTGTCGTTTCGCGGGGCAAGGACAGCTCCGGCGGGCATGGCGGTCTATAATCCGGCCTTCGACATCACACCGCATCGCTATGTGACGGCCATCGTGACCGAGGCGGGGATTGTCCGGGCTCCCTACGCGGAAAACATTCAAAAACTCTTTTAG
- a CDS encoding YgiQ family radical SAM protein — MFLPTIAAEMKSLGWKQPDVILVTGDTYIDSPQIGAAVIGKYLAKHGFKTAIIAQPATEDGRDIKRLGEPALFWGVTAGAIDSLVANYTRLNKFRHQDDYTPGGVNVRPNRATIVYTNLIRQHFKPAKPIILGGIEASLRRIAHYDYWDDAIRRSLLFDAKADILAYGMAEKTVLELAQAFRAGADWRQIPGICYIAPTSAGGNILLPPFAEVAADKSSFRRMSVLFDQHADYPSPGFTQQHGDRFLVHNPPPSPLTTAELDEISDLEFAGDAHPYYKTGEIRALATIKQSITTHRGCIGQCNFCAIAVHQGRQIVSRSPQSIMAEAARISQRPGFNGIIYDVGGPTANMYGLSCRKGWACPDKHCLMPRICPQLRFGHQAQIAILRLLLGLPGIKKVFVASGIRPDLVTADEENGRRYIAQIARHHVSGQIKLAPEHSEPAVLKLMNKPPPESLLRFKDAFDSICATAGQDYYMTYYLMAAHPGCTMDHMQRLKSFLSAGLKTTPEQVQIFTPTPATISTAMYYCETDMAGKKLFCEKNLPAMQKQKDLIRWRHL, encoded by the coding sequence ATGTTTTTACCGACTATCGCGGCAGAAATGAAATCCCTGGGCTGGAAACAGCCGGATGTCATTTTGGTTACCGGAGATACCTACATTGACAGCCCCCAGATCGGCGCCGCCGTCATCGGTAAGTATCTGGCAAAGCACGGTTTTAAAACGGCTATCATTGCCCAGCCCGCAACGGAGGACGGCCGGGACATCAAGCGACTCGGGGAACCAGCCCTGTTCTGGGGCGTCACGGCCGGGGCGATAGATTCCCTGGTGGCCAATTACACCCGCCTGAATAAATTCCGTCATCAGGACGATTATACTCCGGGCGGCGTCAACGTCCGGCCGAACCGGGCTACTATCGTTTACACGAACCTGATCCGGCAGCATTTTAAGCCTGCCAAACCCATCATACTGGGCGGGATAGAGGCGAGCTTGCGCCGCATCGCCCATTATGATTACTGGGACGATGCCATCCGCCGCTCTCTCCTTTTTGATGCCAAGGCCGACATCCTGGCCTACGGCATGGCGGAAAAAACCGTGCTCGAACTGGCCCAAGCCTTCCGGGCCGGCGCCGACTGGAGACAAATTCCAGGGATTTGCTATATTGCCCCAACTTCTGCCGGGGGAAACATCCTGCTGCCCCCCTTTGCCGAAGTCGCCGCCGACAAATCTTCCTTCCGCCGCATGTCCGTGTTATTCGATCAGCACGCCGACTATCCCTCCCCGGGATTCACTCAGCAGCATGGCGATCGCTTTCTCGTCCACAATCCACCCCCGTCTCCCTTGACGACAGCGGAACTGGACGAGATCTCGGATCTGGAATTCGCCGGGGATGCGCACCCTTATTATAAAACCGGCGAGATCAGGGCGCTCGCCACGATCAAACAATCCATCACGACGCATCGCGGCTGTATAGGGCAGTGCAACTTTTGCGCGATCGCCGTGCATCAGGGGCGTCAGATTGTTTCCCGCAGCCCGCAGTCCATTATGGCGGAGGCGGCGCGGATCAGCCAGAGACCGGGATTCAATGGCATTATCTATGATGTGGGCGGCCCGACGGCCAACATGTACGGCCTCTCCTGCCGGAAAGGGTGGGCCTGCCCAGACAAGCATTGCCTCATGCCGAGAATTTGCCCCCAGTTGAGGTTCGGGCATCAGGCGCAGATAGCAATTCTCCGGCTGCTGCTGGGTCTGCCGGGCATCAAAAAGGTCTTTGTGGCCTCCGGCATCCGGCCCGATCTGGTCACGGCCGATGAGGAAAACGGGAGACGTTATATCGCGCAGATAGCCAGGCATCACGTCTCCGGACAGATAAAACTGGCGCCGGAGCATTCCGAACCGGCTGTCCTGAAGCTGATGAACAAACCACCCCCGGAATCCCTGCTGCGCTTCAAAGACGCCTTCGACAGCATCTGCGCCACCGCGGGCCAGGATTATTACATGACCTATTACCTGATGGCGGCTCATCCGGGCTGCACAATGGATCACATGCAGCGCCTCAAATCGTTCCTGTCGGCGGGATTAAAAACCACCCCCGAACAGGTGCAGATATTCACCCCCACCCCCGCCACCATTTCCACCGCCATGTATTACTGCGAGACAGACATGGCCGGGAAGAAACTATTCTGCGAGAAAAACCTGCCGGCCATGCAGAAACAAAAAGACCTGATTCGGTGGCGCCATCTTTGA
- the gatB gene encoding Asp-tRNA(Asn)/Glu-tRNA(Gln) amidotransferase subunit GatB: protein MEFEPVIGLEVHAQLRTETKIFCSCSAKFGATPNHHTCPVCLGMPGVLPVLNRKVVEYALKMSLATHCRINAECNFARKNYFYPDLPKGYQISQYNHPLAEHGWVDIELATGRKKIGITRIHMEEDAGKLMHDEYSPVSLVDLNRTGVPLMEIVSEPDLRNPEEAAAYLKRLHEILVYLEVCDGNMEEGSFRCDANVSLRPVGQEAFGIRAELKNMNSFRNVQRALEYEIKRQGYLLESGSPVVQETRLWDDAQGVTHSMRGKEDAHDYRYFPDPDLVPLVVDTGWIAAIASGLPELPLEKRERFISDYQLSPYDAGVLTASRELADYFEETARLSGQTKPAANWVMGDLLRFLNEDKRDIKDSPVTPVALADMIKLIEAGTISGKMAKEIIAEMYKSGRPPEAIIAEKGLVQITDEAMITGLIADIMAANPGQLAEYRGGKDKLFGFFVGQAMKATQGKANPQMINELLKKMLAP, encoded by the coding sequence ATGGAATTTGAACCGGTTATCGGGCTGGAAGTGCATGCCCAACTGCGGACGGAAACAAAGATATTTTGCAGTTGCTCCGCTAAATTCGGTGCGACCCCGAATCACCATACCTGTCCCGTATGTCTGGGGATGCCCGGGGTGCTGCCCGTCTTAAACAGAAAAGTCGTTGAGTATGCCTTGAAGATGTCCCTGGCCACGCACTGCCGGATCAACGCAGAGTGCAATTTTGCACGGAAAAATTATTTTTACCCCGATCTGCCCAAGGGCTACCAGATATCGCAATACAACCATCCGCTGGCGGAGCACGGCTGGGTGGACATCGAGCTCGCGACGGGCCGGAAAAAGATCGGCATCACGCGGATCCACATGGAAGAGGACGCGGGCAAGCTCATGCATGACGAATACAGCCCCGTAAGTCTGGTGGACTTGAATCGCACGGGCGTACCGCTCATGGAGATCGTCAGCGAGCCCGATTTGAGGAACCCGGAGGAGGCCGCCGCCTATCTGAAGCGGCTCCATGAAATTCTGGTTTACCTCGAAGTCTGCGACGGCAATATGGAAGAAGGCAGTTTCCGCTGCGATGCCAATGTTTCTCTGCGGCCCGTGGGGCAGGAGGCCTTCGGTATCAGGGCGGAATTAAAAAATATGAATTCCTTCCGGAACGTGCAGCGCGCCTTGGAGTATGAAATCAAGCGCCAGGGCTACCTGCTGGAAAGCGGCAGCCCGGTGGTGCAGGAAACCAGGCTCTGGGATGATGCCCAAGGGGTAACGCACTCCATGCGGGGCAAGGAAGACGCCCATGATTACCGGTATTTTCCGGACCCCGATCTGGTGCCGCTCGTGGTTGACACGGGATGGATCGCCGCTATCGCCAGTGGTCTGCCCGAGCTGCCGCTGGAAAAAAGGGAACGTTTCATCAGTGACTATCAATTGTCTCCTTACGATGCGGGTGTCCTTACCGCGAGCCGGGAACTGGCCGACTATTTTGAAGAAACGGCCCGGCTGTCCGGTCAAACCAAGCCGGCTGCCAACTGGGTTATGGGCGACCTGCTCCGCTTCCTGAACGAAGACAAACGGGATATCAAAGACTCCCCCGTAACTCCTGTCGCCCTGGCGGATATGATCAAACTTATCGAGGCCGGGACCATCAGCGGTAAAATGGCCAAAGAAATCATCGCCGAAATGTACAAAAGCGGCCGGCCTCCCGAGGCCATCATTGCCGAAAAGGGCCTGGTTCAGATTACCGATGAAGCCATGATCACGGGCCTCATCGCCGATATCATGGCCGCCAATCCCGGCCAACTGGCCGAGTATCGCGGCGGCAAAGACAAGCTCTTCGGCTTTTTCGTCGGTCAGGCGATGAAGGCCACCCAGGGTAAGGCAAACCCGCAGATGATCAATGAATTACTCAAAAAAATGTTAGCGCCATGA
- a CDS encoding DnaJ domain-containing protein, whose product MVCHDQIGKGRPDTNTDGRNTRIVLPEKQLLQSCRILFGPEAKITPQFLDYLRPAGVKTAYRKLVMVTHPDRAYHTGVPEAILAERFKEVNRAYEQVFSYIQEPDRYILTMPPGSLYRFDRPITKPPPPQRQHFYQGEIPSRRIFIGQFLYYSRVISLRQMWDAIVWQRIQRPRLGDIACQLSWLSPLDIQNILRQRKRGELFGEFALRTGCLSPYQVLVLLGRQKIRQPRIGNYFIERGILLPKKLDTLEAAFKEHNRRHWFKRG is encoded by the coding sequence GTGGTTTGCCATGACCAGATAGGTAAAGGGAGACCGGACACGAATACAGACGGCAGAAATACCCGGATCGTCCTTCCGGAAAAGCAGCTCCTCCAGTCGTGCCGGATTCTTTTTGGCCCGGAAGCGAAAATTACGCCGCAATTTCTCGACTACCTGCGACCGGCCGGGGTGAAGACGGCGTATCGCAAGCTGGTCATGGTCACGCACCCGGATCGGGCGTATCATACCGGCGTGCCGGAAGCGATTCTGGCGGAGCGCTTCAAAGAGGTCAATCGCGCCTACGAACAGGTCTTTTCGTACATCCAGGAACCGGATCGCTACATTCTGACAATGCCGCCGGGGTCTTTATATCGTTTTGATCGCCCCATAACCAAACCTCCGCCTCCCCAACGCCAGCATTTCTACCAGGGGGAGATACCCTCCCGCAGAATCTTCATCGGCCAGTTTCTTTATTATTCCAGAGTTATTTCCCTGCGGCAGATGTGGGACGCCATCGTCTGGCAGAGGATTCAGCGGCCGCGCCTCGGCGATATTGCCTGCCAACTGAGCTGGCTAAGCCCGCTTGATATTCAAAACATCCTGCGGCAGCGGAAGCGCGGGGAGCTCTTTGGCGAGTTCGCGCTGCGCACGGGATGTTTGAGCCCTTATCAAGTTCTGGTACTACTGGGCCGCCAGAAAATCCGCCAGCCCCGCATTGGCAACTACTTCATCGAACGAGGCATTCTGCTGCCCAAGAAGCTGGACACCCTGGAGGCGGCGTTCAAAGAACACAATCGCCGGCACTGGTTCAAGAGAGGGTAG
- a CDS encoding OmpA family protein, with product MSKILTATLCMWFVLAGAQISVAAQDVKGSTDHPLLTRMPDFRIGSYSDKDFDRHEFLVQDGKKISRIAVEGHKYYFQYDLNQGAKEPGDLKVVRNIENALTKIGGKVLFEGERPWSATIKLENEGKETWVAVSAWPTLYRLTIVERAVMEQVVEANAEAMGNDIKRTGHVSVYGIHFDTGKAEIKPESDAAIAEIAKLLRNNNALTLHVVGHTDNTGSFAANMKLSSDRAVAVANSLGSKYGIASSRLKAYGVSSLCPITSNKTEEGKAKNRRVELVEQ from the coding sequence ATGAGCAAGATTCTTACTGCAACTCTTTGCATGTGGTTTGTGTTAGCCGGCGCGCAAATTTCCGTGGCGGCACAAGACGTAAAAGGGAGCACAGATCACCCGCTGCTGACGCGGATGCCGGATTTCCGCATCGGATCCTACAGTGACAAGGATTTCGACAGGCACGAATTCCTCGTCCAAGACGGCAAGAAGATCTCCAGGATCGCCGTGGAAGGCCACAAGTACTACTTCCAATATGACCTCAATCAGGGCGCGAAGGAACCCGGAGATCTCAAGGTAGTCAGGAACATTGAAAACGCTCTCACCAAGATTGGGGGGAAGGTCCTGTTTGAAGGCGAACGCCCCTGGAGTGCAACTATCAAGTTGGAGAATGAGGGAAAAGAAACATGGGTGGCGGTATCAGCTTGGCCAACCTTGTACAGACTTACCATTGTTGAAAGAGCAGTTATGGAACAGGTGGTCGAGGCAAATGCCGAGGCGATGGGCAACGATATCAAGAGGACGGGTCATGTCTCTGTATACGGCATACACTTCGACACAGGCAAAGCAGAGATAAAGCCAGAATCAGACGCTGCGATTGCCGAAATTGCCAAACTTCTAAGAAACAACAACGCGCTTACGCTTCATGTCGTCGGTCATACTGATAACACAGGATCATTCGCCGCCAACATGAAGCTCTCAAGTGATCGCGCAGTCGCCGTAGCCAATTCGCTCGGATCGAAATATGGAATAGCCTCATCAAGGCTTAAGGCATACGGTGTTAGTTCGCTGTGCCCCATAACCTCAAATAAAACAGAAGAAGGAAAGGCTAAGAACCGACGTGTGGAACTTGTGGAGCAGTAG